A single region of the Oncorhynchus masou masou isolate Uvic2021 unplaced genomic scaffold, UVic_Omas_1.1 unplaced_scaffold_1282, whole genome shotgun sequence genome encodes:
- the LOC135530177 gene encoding T-cell ecto-ADP-ribosyltransferase 1-like: protein MGRDNILTFAVLCVFHVWTLGVDLKMVHLHQPGLNSSIPLDMVPDSVDDMYNGCTEQMYKVEKEYLVHENKEPFKTAWKWAESCAKNVKERFRKDNSEYNVGDKLSHNHIKAICAYTTGHPSIHSEFNQAVRTNRYEYTTSFQFHSLHFLLTDAIRILKKKQSCHITYRRTKMKFVGKVNKTIRFGYFASSSLNKDNSEFGDKSCFEIETCFGAYLKSFPKMGTKEEEVLIPPYEVFNVTEVLKKEDHPTLWCDVVNKLQSTKIAKSNLNCKMFN from the exons ATGGGGAGAGACAACATCCTAACctttgctgtgctgtgtgtctTCCATGTTTGGACTCTGGGTGTGGACTTGAAGATG GTTCATCTCCATCAGCCTGGTCTCAATTCCAGCATACCCTTAGACATGGTCCCTGACTCTGTTGACGACATGTACAACGGCTGCACTGAACAAATGTACAAGGTGGAGAAGGAATATCTTGTACATGAAAACAAAGAGCCCTTCAAAACTGCCTGGAAGTGGGCCGAAAGTTGTGCAAAAAATGTGAAGGAACGATTCCGAAAGGACAATTCTGAGTACAATGTTGGCGACAAACTTTCCCATAATCATATCAAGGCTATCTGTGCTTACACAACAGGTCATCCTTCAATACACTCAGAGTTCAACCAAGCAGTCCGGACCAATAGATATGAGTACACAACCTCCTTCCAGTTCCACTCCCTGCATTTCCTCCTGACTGACGCCATTCGCATCCTGAAAAAAAAACAATCTTGTCACATCACATACAGAAGAACCAAAATGAAGTTTGTGGGTAAAGTTAACAAAACTATTAGATTTGGCTACTTTGCCTCCAGCTCTCTTAACAAGGACAATTCTGAATTTGGAGACAAGTCCTGCTTTGAGATAGAGACGTGTTTTGGCGCTTACCTGAAGTCCTTCCCCAAAATGGGGACAAAAGAAGAGGAGGTGTTGATTCCACCCTATGAAGTGTTCAACGTTACTGAGGTACTCAAGAAAGAAGATCATCCAACACTTTGGTGTGATGTTGTGAACAAACTACAGAGCACCAAAATAGCCAAGAGTAACCTGAATTGCAAAATGTTTAATTAA